The genomic DNA CGGGGTGTACACCAAACTCGCCATTGGGAAGGATGGAAAGAAGGGCGGTATGATTGCCGTTGGATTTGGCTACGAAGACGGTCTCAACTTTTGCGCGATGGAGCAATTCGCCGATCGCCTCACGGTTGCTGCCAGCAACTCGCCCAAGAGCGTCACACTTTCGGGAGACCTGGACGCTGTTCATGAGGCAAAGGAATTGCTGGACGCTGAAGGCGTGTTCAACCGTGTCTTACGGCTCGACACGGCGTACCACTCGCCCCACATGTATCCTTGCGCGGCGCCGTATCTGGCTGCTATCGAGCGCTGCGGTCTGGTGGCTGGCAAATCCAATGGAACGGCTTGGGCATCCAGTGTCTACGACGATAACCGGATGATGACCTCCGCCCAAGACAAAGACCTGGAAGCGGCATACTGGAAAGACAATCTGATCGGGAGGGTTCTGTTCTCGCAAGCCGTGGAACGTGCCCTGGACGAGGGGAATGGCGACTTTGACCTCGCCCTTGAGATTGGCCCGCATCCTTCACTCAAAGGGCCTACTCTGGAGACAATCAGACACAAGATTGGCTCGGAGATTCCTTACTCTGGCGTCTTGGATCGCAAGGCCGACGACATCTTGGCCCTGAGTACCGCTCTTGGGTTCTCATGGCTGACATTGGGGTCGGGGGTGGTCGACTTTGCCGGGTACGTGTCTGGATTTGACCCGAGCAATGCTTCCATCCTAAACGCCCCGGCGTTGCCTGACCTGCCGACCTATCCGTGGGATCATAAGAAGGTCTTGTATCGCGAGTCCCGTCTCAACAAGAATGTCCGCCACAGGGTTGATCCGCCTCACCCGCTGCTGGGCAGTAGAACGCCCGATGATACAGATTACGAGCCCCGATGGCGAAACTTCCTTATCATGGAGGAGCTGCCCTGGCTGCGGGACCATTGTGTCCAAGGCCAGATCATCGTTCCGGCGGCTACCTACTCCGTGATGGCTCTGGAGGCCGCCAAGGTCCTTTGCAGGGGCAAGCATGTGCAGAGTATTGAGCTGTCCGATGTGGCCATATTACGCCCGATTGTTCTCGACGAGGCATCAGATGGCACCGAGACCTTGTTTTCGGTGCGCAGCGATCTTGATTCCAACAAGAAGCACGAGGACGAAATTCATGCTCAATTTACCCTCAGCGCTGGTGCTATGGATGACAGGCACTTGAGAACTGCTGCCACCGGCCACATTCGAATCACCCTTGCAGCGGAAGCACCCAGCTCGTTCCCCAACGGACCTCGACCGACAGAGTTGGATCTGTTGCCCACCAGTGTCGATCGATTCTATGCGTCGATGGACGAGATTGGGCTGAGCTACAGTGGACCGTTCAGGGCCATGACGTCCATGAAGAGGCGTCTGAACGTTGCATCTGCAACAGTCGCTGTGGATCGAGACCTGGCGGGGACGATTCCCGTTCATCCCACCTGGCTTGACGCCTGCTTCCAGACCTTCCTCGCAGCTTTTGCTGCCCCTCGCGACGGCTCGTTATGGACAGCCTTCATGCCCACCGCGATCGGTCGAATGGTGTTCTCCCCATCGAGCACGTCCCAAGTTCCAGGCCGTTCCGTAACTGTGGACGCGCACATCACCGACTTTGCGCCTGGTTATCAGGTATCGCTCCCGACACTGACTGGTGACATGAGCATCTTCAACTCTGAAACCAACCAACTGCAAATTCAGATTGAAGACTTTGTGATGAGCTCATTCCTCCCTGCTTCGGAGAAGGACGACAGGAGGTTTTACCTGCAGAACGTGTGGGGACAGGAGATGCTTTCTGGAGCCCTGTGTGCAGCAGCTGAACGCTGCGTCGCACCCACAGAGAGCGAGTCGAAGATCATTGATACGTGTGAAAAGGCTGTGCACTATTACCTGTCAAAACTCAAGGCGGCCGGACTCCTCGACCAGTGGGCTGACAAGAACCCCGGGCTCCGCTCTCTGATGAACGAGATAGAGGCTCGTGTTACTAGCATCCCGGAGCAATCGGATCTGGTCTCAATGCTGGGAGAAGTCGGCGAGCACAtcgatcttgtccttgtgCGCACTATTGGCGAGAGTCTCCTCAACTCTCCGAGTGAGGGCCTTGGCCCAATCACACCTTCACCGATGGGGGCTCTGATATCTCGTTGGCACCATGAAGGCCTGGGTTTCGCGCAACTTCAGCGCCATTTCGTGAGCGCAGCTAAACAAATCTCCCACCAGCACGCGAATTTGCGAATCCTTCAAGTCGGCCCATCTTCGCCAGGGCTCGTCCGTTCAGTTTGCCAGGAGCTGGGTCGCAGCTTGGAGAGGTATACGCTAGTCGATGATTCAGAGCAAaccatcgaggagatgaagagtgCTCTTGCTGCAGACCAGTTACGAGTAGACTTTACCACAGCCAGTGTTGAAAATGGGATTGATGCGGTCAACCATCTGACTAGTGCCGGCGGTTTCGACTTGGTGATCGTCCACAAGGCCTTTACCAAGCAAGTTACGGCGCTGAAGACTGTCCGAAATCTGCTGCGCCCGGGAGGTTTCATGCTCATGATGGCGGCAACTGGTGCCCAGCTCCGTTTCCCCTTCATGTTGATGTCCACCCTCCCTTCGCTCGACGACGAAAGATTGGCACAGACCAAATTCATCAACGCTACACGCGCGGAGACCCACGACCTACTCCGACAGATTGGATTCTCTGGAGTTGACTCGATTGCTCTAGACAATGTGCCTGACAAGCATACGTTCTCGGTCGTCGTGTCCCAAGCCCTTGATGATCACATCGCTTTCTTACGCAGCCCATTGACGTCTCCGTCACCTGTTCCACTCAGCGGAAATCTCCTCGTGGTAGGCGGCTTCTCGGCGGATATAGCCAAGCTGGCTACAGCTATACAATCACTCGTATCGACTGTGTGGCACGGCGACATTATCAATGTGCGGACTCTCGCGGAGCTCGACGACGAAGCGAGCACCGTTGAGGCTGTTCTGAGCTTGACTGACCTGGATCGCCCAGTCCTGGAGGATGTGAGAGCCCCAACGTTCAGGGGTTTGCAGAGACTCTTCTCCGAGGCGAAAACGGTCCTCTGGATTACCCACCGGGCGAAAGCTGACAATCCTTACCACAATGCCACCATCGGCCTTGGCCGGTCGTTCCAGTCTGAGAACCCGCAGAAGGTACTCCAGTTTCTTGATGTGGACACGCTGGATGGAGTTGAGTCAGCCATTGCCGAGACCTTCCTCAAACTCATCGGGGGCGTGAACATGAGGAATAGCAATCCCGCGGACCCTACTCGTCTCTGGACGATTGAGCCAGAAGTCTCCCTGGAGAACGGGAAATACCTCGTTCCAAGACTTTTCCCAGATACGGAGCGCAACGACCGACTCAATGCTCTGAGGCGCAAAGTCCAGACACAAGTTTCTGTCGAAACGCAGCCTATCTCGCTCAGCAGATCTGCGCAGAGTGACCAAGTCGCCTATACTGCGGAAGCAGTCCACTTCCACAGAGATCTCGCAGATGGGGCAACTGATCCCGTTACTATTCAAGTGGAGCTCTGCTCGACGGAGCCTGTCATTCCGAACATTGACAACGAGGATCTTTTCTGCTTTGTTGGACGCACGTCAGAAGGTGCACGGCTTGTGGGCCTATCAACATCCAATTCCTCGGTGGTCAAAGTGCCACGCGAATGGACGATACCCGTCGACAAGCATACATCACACGATCAAGGTGCATTTGTTTTGGAGCTGCGGAACGAAATCCAATCCCTTGTCATTGCCAAGTCCATTCCCCCGGGATCTACTACATTGATATACGAGCCCGATCCTCATCTTGCAGCCTCCTTGCAGCGGCCAGGGCGACCAGCTACTTCGTCGGTCAGTTTCAGAGCCCGTTCGACATGGTCAATCCCCGGGAGCCATATTTTGATCGATCCGCATGCCTCTAGAAAGGATATACAAGCAAAGGTACCCCCCAAAACTAGGATGCTAATTCACATGGAACAAGGACCCGAGACGTGCGAGTTCTTGGCTCTCAGACAAGCTCTCCCGCCGTACGCTACAGTCGTCGCGTTCAATGACCTTGCAGCTGATGATGTCAATCCACGCGAATTGCTTGCGGAGGCTTTGTCCATTATTCGGGGCGATTCCCAGTCCACGAAGGTTCCATTCGACCCTAGCAGTGTGGTAAAAGCCTCTGCCTTGGTCGCTGGGGGAACGAGGGAACATGCCAATGCTGCTGTCGTTGACTGGACAGGCGCTCAGAGCATTACCCTGAGCCCGAGACCGGTGGACACTCGCAACCTATTTTCTCCCAATAAGACATATCTTCTTGTCGGCCTTACCGGGCATATTGGTCAGTCAATTTGTCGCTGGATGGTCCAAGGCGGCGCTCGGCATATCGTCGTCACCAGTCGGTACGTAATGAGTTGATCTGACTGCTGTTGGATGACTTTACTAACCATGATGTACAGACACCCCGAGAAGCAAGGACAGCTCTGGAGAGAGGAGTTACTGAGACAGGGAGTCAACATTGTCATTGAAGCCGCTGACGTGACCAAAGAGCATGATCTCCTGGACCTCCGCGCTCGCATTGTCAGCTCCATGCCTCCAGTGGGTGGCATTGCTAATGGCGCCATGGTGTTGGACGACAAATTGTTCATCGACATGCCTTTTGAGAGTTTCCAAGCTGCCATGAAGCCTAAAGTACAAGGCTCCATCTACCTCGAGGAGGTTTTCTCGGCTGATAACCTTGACTTTTTCCtgttcttctcgtccattTCCGTAATGACGGGCCAGCGAACACAGGCGAACTATGTTGCTGCCAACAATGCAAGTCTAACCCCCTTTTCACCCCTGTCCAGGCGTTTCTAACCAGCTGATTGCTTTTAGTTCATGGTCGCTATGGCTGAACGAAGAAGGGCCCGTGGTCTGCCAGCTTCTGTCATTGATATCGGCATGGTCGTCGGCATCGGTGTTATTCAGAGATCGCAGAATGACAAAGGCGTCAGCGCGATGGAGAACTCGATCCGACAGATGGACTACATGCCTGTGTCCGAAACTGACctacatcatctcctcgcTGAGGCCATCCTCGTGGGCCAGCGAGATGAGTCCCCGGAACTAATCACAGGGTTGGAGACATACAAGCCAGTTGAGGGAGAGGCTCCCTTCTGGCACCATAACGTGCGCTTTTCCCACCTCATCACTGACCCTGATGCTGCGCAAGCGGGTGCGGACTCTGCTGGTAGCGCTCAGAAATCGTTGAAGGAGATGCTGCTCAGCTCTGGTGGGCCCGAGGAAGCGAGGAAGGTCATGGAGAATGCCCTCTTGCAATATCTAGCGTCCTCACTCAAGGTAAGTACTGCCCTATTCAAACCTTCGTGATGCTGACAACCCGTAGCTGTCACGCGAGACCATTTACACCGATGTGCCGATCATTGACCTCGGTATCGATTCCCTTGTCGCCGTCCAGATTCGGAACTGGACCTGGGCCGAAGCTGGATATGACCTTCCAGTCTTGAAGATCCTGGGCGGATCTTCGGTAACACAGATTTGCGATGAGGTAGTCGCATCTCTGTCCTTTGACAAGAGTTCGATTGCGGCCGCCAAGGTCGACAGTCAAGCAGCACCGGCTCACAAACTTCGCCCGTGGGATAAACCATCCGCAGATACAAAGCGAACGGACTCTATAGCACCCGTGCCTAGGTCACAGATCGCTGCAAATGGACCCAACGGCTTGCCGAATGGGGCTTTGAAGAAAGCCTCCAAGCTTGCCGTAAAGGTCAGGCCTCTCTGGACGACTCAAGCTGGCGGTAAAGATACCAAGAAAGGTCCTCGGCCAGCCCCGATCAGGATACAGCCATTGTCCTTGGGTCAATCTCGGCTCTACTTCCTCTCTCAATACATGGACGATGATAGAGTCCTGAACTGCACCATCTCCTACGCCCTCTCCGGGAAGCTGGATGTGTCCAAATTGGAGCAGTCACTCATTCAGGTGGTGCAGCGTCACGAGGCCTTGCGCACCTCGTTCTATACAGATGAGAAGGATGGGAAGCCCATGCAGGGTTTGTTGGAAAAGTCACCGTTTCGCCTCAGGGTCGTTCCCGGTGTCAGTGCCTCCTCTGATGTCGAGACTGAATTTAACTTGATCCGCTATCGTCCCTATGATCTCGAGCAAGCGGACACCTTTGCCGCCACCCTGCTCTCACATAGTCCAGATTCTCACACTCTGATATGCGGATACCATCACATCATCATGGACGGCGTCAGCTGGCAAATATTCCAGAAGGACTTGGCCATGTTCTACAACAATTCGGGAATCGCGGACTCGGCCAAACATCTGCCAGCGCAATACTCCGAGTTTACTCGAAAGCAACAAGAAGACCTGTCCTGTGGAGCTTACGCCGAAAGGCTCCGCTTCTTCCAAGACCAATTCCGAGAGCCTGTCGAGTCTTTACCTCTGTTTCCTTTTGCCAAAGTTGGCACACGGAAGGTCGTGAAGCAGTACGCGGTGCAGGAGGCCACCACCCATCTCAATGCCAAGGTAGTCAGCGCGATCAAGCAGGCGAGCCAGACGTCTCGTACCACCCCTTTCCATTTCTACCTCTCGGCATTTCAGGTTCTACTACACCGACTCCTAGAAACAGACAAGATGTGCATTGGAGTGGTAGACGCCAACCGGTCTGACCAGAACTTCGTGAACACTATCGGGTTCTTCCTGGAAACCATCCCCTTGTGGTTCAAGGTCAATAGCGAGCAACGGTTCGTGGAACTGTTAAAGGAGACACGAACCAAGGCATATGCTGCCTTGGCACAGACCGGGGTCCCTACCGAGGAGATTCTGAGAGCATGCGGTGTCGCATCATCGACAACCGAAACGCCGCTCTTCCAAGTTTGCTTCAATTACCGCATGGGAGCTGGCCGCACCGCAGCGCTGCAAGGAGTCGAGATGAAATTCTTGGACTATGTTGACGCTCAGAACCCATTTGATCTCGTTGCGACTGTCGATGACTTAGACGACGGAACTGCCATGATTACCCTCTATCTACAAGATTACTTGTACGACCAGGAGGGTGCTCAACTACTCGCCACCATGTACGCGAACGTGCTGCAAGTACTGGCAGAGAACCCAGAGAGATTAGTTGGCTCTGTGTCGATTTCCAACGCTACGTTGGAGGACGAGGGTGTCAAACTAGGCACCGGGCCCATCTTGGACCTTGTAGCTCCGTCTACTCCCACTTTGTCAAAGATTTTCCACACATGGGTAGACAAGGACCCCCACGCTCTCGCTGTCAAGGACACTACCGGCAAGTCGAAGACATACGTGCAGCTCGCAGAAAGGGCGAACGCCATTGCCGCGTCGCTGCTGAACGCCGGCGCGGCGCCTTCCATTCCCATCGGTGTCCTGCTTGATCCCGGCGTAGACACAATTGCCACGATCCTCGCCATACTTCGCATTGGTGCCGCCTATGTACCGCTCGATACACGGAGCTCCGATGCAGTTCTATCTGATATTCTACAAGAATCCCAGCCAGGCATTGTTATCCACCACAGCGCCACCGCCCCACGCAGCCAGATCCTTCTCAAAGCCTCCGCCAAAACCAAGCTGGTCACTTTGAACGCCGTCCCTCAGAAGACCATCAGAAAGATCCAAGACGTTTCAGTTCCCGAGGGCCTTGCAATGATCCTTTACACAAGCGGTTCTACTGGTAGTCCAAAAGGGATCCCGCTGACCAACGCCAATATCCGAACCCCGATCCTCGGCGTTTCAGAGAGAGTACCACTTGGGCGAGAGGTGGTTCTCCAACAGAGTGGACAAGGGTTCGATGCCGCAGTCTACCAGATCTTCATTGCCCTTGCAAACGGCGGCACCTTGATCATGGTTGACAATAGAGATGATCCTGCAAAAGTTGCCGCGCTAATGGCCCAGGAATCCGTAACTTGCACCACCCACATTGTCTCTGAGATGCAAGCTTTGTTGAAGTATGGGTACGATGAGCTTCGCAActgctcctcctggcgcATTGCAATGGTTGCTGGCGAGGCGTTCACTGTCCACCTCTTGGACCAGTTCCGCGCTCTCAACCGGCCTGACTTGAAGGTAATCAACGCGTATGGTCCGACTGAAGCGTCCATCTGCTCTTCCCTGGGCGAAGTGTCATTCAACAGAATCAGCTCCAGTGAAACTAGCATTCCCATCGGGAAGGCTATTCCCAACTACGGCACCTATATCGTGGATCAGCATTGCAAACCTGTGCCACTTGGCTGGCCCGGTGAGGTCGCAATTGCTGGGCCTGGTGTTGCCAGTGGCTATCTCAACCTCGGTGAGCTGACCCAGGCTAAATTTAGGTCTGCGGCCACCCTGGGAGAAGTGTTTGGATCGGATTGCCTTTATCTCACTGGCGATAGGGGTCGAATGCTGTCTGACGGCTCCATTGTCCTCTCTGGTCGTGTAGATGGAGACGATCAGGTCAAGATTCGAGGTCATCGAGTGCAGCTCGGCGATGTTGCCAGAGCTCTTGTCCAAGCCTCCCGAGGCGTCTTTGCGGATGCGGCTGTTATCCTGAAGGGAGACGATACATCAAATCCGCAGCTCGTGGCTTACGTCGTCTTCTCCCGAACCAGCAATATTCAGGACCAGCAGACATATCTGCGTCAACTGAACCAAGATCTCCCAGTTCCAGCGTACATGCGTCCGGCAATCACCATTCCTCTGGATACTCTGCCGGTGACAGACCGTGGCAAGCTGGACTCCAAGAAGCTGGCGTCGTTGCCTCTACCCAGCATTTCTGTTGACtacgaagaggacgagcagCTTACACCAACAGAGGCGCGATTGCGAGATGTTTGGAAGAATGTCTTAGGTGACATCGCTTCATCCATTCCAATCCGCCGTAGCTCCGACTTCTTTTCCGTTGGCGGCAACTCCCTGATCCTGCTGGCTCTGAAGGCTGAGATCGCTCAAGTCTTTGGGGTGGGACTTTCAGTCTCCGAACTTTTCCAAGCCAGCACACTTGAGCTTCTCGCTGCAAGACTCGACGGAACTTCTTTGTTAGCACAGATCAACTGGGAGGAGGAAACAGCCCCGGATGAGACGCAGTTCACACTACCCCCGCCTATCAACGGAATCAACGGACATGGATCATCGAATGGCCATGCACAAGGGATATCTGTTCTCCTTACTGGCGCCACAGGCTTTTTAGGTGGTCATATCCTTCGCCAATTGGTGCAACTGCCCAGTGTCGAGCATGTACACTGCGTGGCCATCCGTCCCAATAAGGTTGATGTACGCCGACAACTGAGTGTGGAATCACCCAAAATCATTCGTTACTCTGGTGATCTGGCCCTCCCGAACATGGGCATGAGCGAGTCCGAGTTCTCCGATCTATTCAAGAGTATCGATGTCATTGTTCACAACGGCGCTGAAGTCTCGCACATGAAGAACTATCGCAGTCTGCGGGCCGCCAACTTTCTGTCGACAGTCGGGCTGGCGCGGGCTGCTGTCAGCCGTGGGATCCCGATTCATTACATTTCCACAGGGGGAGTCGCGCGCCTGAGTGTCGCTGACGAGCAACCCGAGGCATCGCTGGCAGCGTTTCACCCTCCCATCGACGGATCAGACGGATACGTGGCTTCCAAATGGGCCAGCGAGGTCTTTCTTGAGAAGGTTCAAAGACGCTTCCAAGGCCAGGTTTGGATCCACCGGcccagcagcatcaccgGTGACGATGTCCCGGACAATGATATTGCGCATAGCCTGCTCAAGTTCTCGAGGGAGCTCGGGGCTGTGCCTGAGCTAACCGGAAGTGGGTTCTTCGACTTTATCAATGTCGAAACTGTATCAAACAACATTGCTGCTAGCGTGGTCAGAAGCAGCGAAAAGAGTGGTGGCGGCCTGATCTACCTTCACCAAAGTGGTGAACAAGTCATCCCTGTCGGAGACTTGCAGAAGTATGTTGAAGAACTGGAAGGGCGACCATTGCAAGTTCTGCCATTGAAGGAGTGGGTGGATTTGTCGATCCGCAAGGGCTTGGACGAGGTTCTGGGGTCCTACATGTTAGCGTCCAAGGGAGTGATTCGGGCACCTCTGTTGCAGAGAGGTCCTCATGTCGAGTAGACACGTGGATGTTGTAGTAGACAATATCTCGCTAGGGAAGGGTAATCAAAGTATTGGAAGGTCCAATTTCTGTCCACCACCGGTCATAGACAAGAGGAATCTCTACATAAAGGCGCTATCCCTGCTATTAAATGACGGGCATGGGATTGGTAGTTCGTAGACAATTGCTCACAAGAATTTCCATTCATTGTATTCATTTGACAAATCCTACCTGATACATACAACTGGTAGATCTCAAGCCTTCTGGCCAAAGGCAATAATCATCTCAACTTGACCCCCTTCggtctccagctcttccttGACACGCGCGGGAAGCGCATCAAGCTGTTCACCGGTAAACGAAGACTTCACGGTCCTGGCCACGCTCGTCAACGGCACAATGGGCCCAGTGACTCCATGAATACTCTGGTCGTGGAGCTCGGGCTTTGCTTTCTTTCCCAGGTTGACAATGACGCGCTTCTCCTGCACGTTCTTCAAGCCGGCGTCTTCCAGCATGGActtgttgttgttggcaAAGTCACCCACACCGATGCCTGTGAACATTTCCGAGGCCATCTTGGCAAAGTCCGTCATGGCAGGGCCATTCGGTGGCGGGCTGAAGGCATTCATTTCCATGAGCTGAACCCAACCGCCAGGCTTCAACAGAGTAGTCAGGTTCTGAATCACCGGAGCCGGTCCCTCGGGCGCGGAGCCCGCCAGACTGCCTCGGATGTGGACCAGGTCGAAAAAGCCCAAGTACTGCTGGGGCCATGGGTCCTTGAAGGAATGGGCGAAATAGGTGATGCCATCTGGATCCTTAGGGAACAACTCGCCTTCAACGTCGCTGCCGTAGTAGTCATGCGGGACCGATTGTTTGCTCCGCACATTGCGAAGCCAGGTGCCTTTTCAACGGTGTCAACGAGAGTAATCAACCAGGTGAAAGTGAACCACCTTACCATCCGCGGTGCCAGAGTCCAGAATCTTCTTGCCCGGCTCGCTCATATCGAGGGGGGCCACCACAAGTTTCCCCTCCAAGGCATCGTCATAAGTGGCATCCAATGCTCTCAGGCGCAGCAACTCGGGCTGATGCCcgagcttcttggtcatCTCCATAAAGTTATCCATATTGAGTATTATCCCTTTGTATCACTACTTTTGTGCGTAATGAGCAATGCAATGGGAAAGCAAGGTCGACAAGGCTAGTTAAACCACATACTTTTCCCAAGACTGTGCCGATTCTACGTGTGAGCATGTACAATCGGGCAAGGTGGTGCTACCCACTTTACTCTGATGGTGCTCGCTGGAACCCGGTTAGGCCTGTGACGTTGTCCAGCACCGAAATGCGAACAGAGTGCATACTGCATAGGGATTGCCTGGGCGAACGGCATCATTACCGTACATGGACAACCTACCGAATC from Aspergillus fumigatus Af293 chromosome 8, whole genome shotgun sequence includes the following:
- the psoC gene encoding methyltransferase psoC, producing the protein MDNFMEMTKKLGHQPELLRLRALDATYDDALEGKLVVAPLDMSEPGKKILDSGTADGTWLRNVRSKQSVPHDYYGSDVEGELFPKDPDGITYFAHSFKDPWPQQYLGFFDLVHIRGSLAGSAPEGPAPVIQNLTTLLKPGGWVQLMEMNAFSPPPNGPAMTDFAKMASEMFTGIGVGDFANNNKSMLEDAGLKNVQEKRVIVNLGKKAKPELHDQSIHGVTGPIVPLTSVARTVKSSFTGEQLDALPARVKEELETEGGQVEMIIAFGQKA
- the nrps14 gene encoding PKS-NRPS hybrid synthetase psoA, translating into MVYTHSPKEPIAIIGTGCRFPGGSTSPSKLWDLLYSPRDLTREVPAESRFNPKGFYNVDGEHHGASNATNAYFIEEDPRYFDAGFFSIAPREAESIDPQQRLLLETVYEAMENAGLTLNGMRGSATSAYMGAMSADYTDTQLRDIENVSKYMITGTSRALLANRLSYFFDWKGPSISVDTACSSSLAAVHLGVQALRAGECTISCVGGSNIILNPDCYLAATSLHLLSPTGRSQMWDQAADGYARGEGVCVFFMKTLSQALRDGDRIDALLRETCVNSDGRTQGIALPSAEAQVSLMRTAYKNAGLDLSKAEDRPQYIEAHGTGTQAGDPREAYAIATTFFPPGEDHSHRPKLVVGSVKTIIGHTEGCAGIAGILKAVLAMRHKTIPPNQHFHNLNPSVKPSFKHLSIATSPQPWPVVPPDTPLRASVNGFGSGGTNCHAIVESYVPEIHDNGPWGKPKEMTQVPNGVAAPETDFSPIPLIFSASSGTALRAMLERYQEYLERTEVSLLRLAMTLNSHRSTLPVRVSIPGTSKADVLAAIRTQLAKVGSNPGAEIGTRSSVPEFDHVRRPKILGVFTGQGAQWAGMGQGLMAKSALFRQVIEVMEEAMAQLPDGPEWSLKEEIMKPPKTSRLGEAEISLPVCAALQVGLVKVLRSAGITFSMVVGHSGGEIGSAYAAGKISEVDAIKIAYYRGVYTKLAIGKDGKKGGMIAVGFGYEDGLNFCAMEQFADRLTVAASNSPKSVTLSGDLDAVHEAKELLDAEGVFNRVLRLDTAYHSPHMYPCAAPYLAAIERCGLVAGKSNGTAWASSVYDDNRMMTSAQDKDLEAAYWKDNLIGRVLFSQAVERALDEGNGDFDLALEIGPHPSLKGPTLETIRHKIGSEIPYSGVLDRKADDILALSTALGFSWLTLGSGVVDFAGYVSGFDPSNASILNAPALPDLPTYPWDHKKVLYRESRLNKNVRHRVDPPHPLLGSRTPDDTDYEPRWRNFLIMEELPWLRDHCVQGQIIVPAATYSVMALEAAKVLCRGKHVQSIELSDVAILRPIVLDEASDGTETLFSVRSDLDSNKKHEDEIHAQFTLSAGAMDDRHLRTAATGHIRITLAAEAPSSFPNGPRPTELDLLPTSVDRFYASMDEIGLSYSGPFRAMTSMKRRLNVASATVAVDRDLAGTIPVHPTWLDACFQTFLAAFAAPRDGSLWTAFMPTAIGRMVFSPSSTSQVPGRSVTVDAHITDFAPGYQVSLPTLTGDMSIFNSETNQLQIQIEDFVMSSFLPASEKDDRRFYLQNVWGQEMLSGALCAAAERCVAPTESESKIIDTCEKAVHYYLSKLKAAGLLDQWADKNPGLRSLMNEIEARVTSIPEQSDLVSMLGEVGEHIDLVLVRTIGESLLNSPSEGLGPITPSPMGALISRWHHEGLGFAQLQRHFVSAAKQISHQHANLRILQVGPSSPGLVRSVCQELGRSLERYTLVDDSEQTIEEMKSALAADQLRVDFTTASVENGIDAVNHLTSAGGFDLVIVHKAFTKQVTALKTVRNLLRPGGFMLMMAATGAQLRFPFMLMSTLPSLDDERLAQTKFINATRAETHDLLRQIGFSGVDSIALDNVPDKHTFSVVVSQALDDHIAFLRSPLTSPSPVPLSGNLLVVGGFSADIAKLATAIQSLVSTVWHGDIINVRTLAELDDEASTVEAVLSLTDLDRPVLEDVRAPTFRGLQRLFSEAKTVLWITHRAKADNPYHNATIGLGRSFQSENPQKVLQFLDVDTLDGVESAIAETFLKLIGGVNMRNSNPADPTRLWTIEPEVSLENGKYLVPRLFPDTERNDRLNALRRKVQTQVSVETQPISLSRSAQSDQVAYTAEAVHFHRDLADGATDPVTIQVELCSTEPVIPNIDNEDLFCFVGRTSEGARLVGLSTSNSSVVKVPREWTIPVDKHTSHDQGAFVLELRNEIQSLVIAKSIPPGSTTLIYEPDPHLAASLQRPGRPATSSVSFRARSTWSIPGSHILIDPHASRKDIQAKVPPKTRMLIHMEQGPETCEFLALRQALPPYATVVAFNDLAADDVNPRELLAEALSIIRGDSQSTKVPFDPSSVVKASALVAGGTREHANAAVVDWTGAQSITLSPRPVDTRNLFSPNKTYLLVGLTGHIGQSICRWMVQGGARHIVVTSRHPEKQGQLWREELLRQGVNIVIEAADVTKEHDLLDLRARIVSSMPPVGGIANGAMVLDDKLFIDMPFESFQAAMKPKVQGSIYLEEVFSADNLDFFLFFSSISVMTGQRTQANYVAANNFMVAMAERRRARGLPASVIDIGMVVGIGVIQRSQNDKGVSAMENSIRQMDYMPVSETDLHHLLAEAILVGQRDESPELITGLETYKPVEGEAPFWHHNVRFSHLITDPDAAQAGADSAGSAQKSLKEMLLSSGGPEEARKVMENALLQYLASSLKLSRETIYTDVPIIDLGIDSLVAVQIRNWTWAEAGYDLPVLKILGGSSVTQICDEVVASLSFDKSSIAAAKVDSQAAPAHKLRPWDKPSADTKRTDSIAPVPRSQIAANGPNGLPNGALKKASKLAVKVRPLWTTQAGGKDTKKGPRPAPIRIQPLSLGQSRLYFLSQYMDDDRVLNCTISYALSGKLDVSKLEQSLIQVVQRHEALRTSFYTDEKDGKPMQGLLEKSPFRLRVVPGVSASSDVETEFNLIRYRPYDLEQADTFAATLLSHSPDSHTLICGYHHIIMDGVSWQIFQKDLAMFYNNSGIADSAKHLPAQYSEFTRKQQEDLSCGAYAERLRFFQDQFREPVESLPLFPFAKVGTRKVVKQYAVQEATTHLNAKVVSAIKQASQTSRTTPFHFYLSAFQVLLHRLLETDKMCIGVVDANRSDQNFVNTIGFFLETIPLWFKVNSEQRFVELLKETRTKAYAALAQTGVPTEEILRACGVASSTTETPLFQVCFNYRMGAGRTAALQGVEMKFLDYVDAQNPFDLVATVDDLDDGTAMITLYLQDYLYDQEGAQLLATMYANVLQVLAENPERLVGSVSISNATLEDEGVKLGTGPILDLVAPSTPTLSKIFHTWVDKDPHALAVKDTTGKSKTYVQLAERANAIAASLLNAGAAPSIPIGVLLDPGVDTIATILAILRIGAAYVPLDTRSSDAVLSDILQESQPGIVIHHSATAPRSQILLKASAKTKLVTLNAVPQKTIRKIQDVSVPEGLAMILYTSGSTGSPKGIPLTNANIRTPILGVSERVPLGREVVLQQSGQGFDAAVYQIFIALANGGTLIMVDNRDDPAKVAALMAQESVTCTTHIVSEMQALLKYGYDELRNCSSWRIAMVAGEAFTVHLLDQFRALNRPDLKVINAYGPTEASICSSLGEVSFNRISSSETSIPIGKAIPNYGTYIVDQHCKPVPLGWPGEVAIAGPGVASGYLNLGELTQAKFRSAATLGEVFGSDCLYLTGDRGRMLSDGSIVLSGRVDGDDQVKIRGHRVQLGDVARALVQASRGVFADAAVILKGDDTSNPQLVAYVVFSRTSNIQDQQTYLRQLNQDLPVPAYMRPAITIPLDTLPVTDRGKLDSKKLASLPLPSISVDYEEDEQLTPTEARLRDVWKNVLGDIASSIPIRRSSDFFSVGGNSLILLALKAEIAQVFGVGLSVSELFQASTLELLAARLDGTSLLAQINWEEETAPDETQFTLPPPINGINGHGSSNGHAQGISVLLTGATGFLGGHILRQLVQLPSVEHVHCVAIRPNKVDVRRQLSVESPKIIRYSGDLALPNMGMSESEFSDLFKSIDVIVHNGAEVSHMKNYRSLRAANFLSTVGLARAAVSRGIPIHYISTGGVARLSVADEQPEASLAAFHPPIDGSDGYVASKWASEVFLEKVQRRFQGQVWIHRPSSITGDDVPDNDIAHSLLKFSRELGAVPELTGSGFFDFINVETVSNNIAASVVRSSEKSGGGLIYLHQSGEQVIPVGDLQKYVEELEGRPLQVLPLKEWVDLSIRKGLDEVLGSYMLASKGVIRAPLLQRGPHVE